In Calliopsis andreniformis isolate RMS-2024a chromosome 6, iyCalAndr_principal, whole genome shotgun sequence, the genomic window TCACGTTCTATCGCGTACCtttggcaatgctccaccagggtAACGTAATATACGTGAGATACGCATTGAGGGGAACCGATTGGGCCCGCTTGGTCTCTTTCCAGAAATGGAAGGTCTGGGTGAACCCTCGCATCGTCCACAGCGGGTTGTAAGCGCCGTCGTCCAGCTCTGATGGCACACAGAGAACAAGCTCTATTACTAACAATGGTCCTTAATCTCAGTGAGACTCGACCTACGTTTTAGATCCTGGAATGATTCGTGTCGACCAGTTAAGCAGGACAGTGGATAGCACGTGGGATGTTGCAGATGTAGCGAACTGGGATCGAGGGATTGGATCGAGACTGGAAAGCTGATTCGAAATTGGGGCGATCCTAGATGGCCAGGTATTTATTCAAGAGGGAGAAGTGTAAGGCGGAAATCTGTTGAAGTGATGCAGCAATACACATCGGCTACAGGTGCGCAAGAACAAACACAGTAGGGGATGCACTAGCTTCTTTCTTGGAAAGGTGTTCGATATCCTGAAACACTGTGCAGAGAGATCGAACACCATGAAACAAAACGGGGAGGATgaatcgctatggctacgacagATCGCAACGCGCAAATTGCTCTATCGATCTTCCTTCGCCGCGATAATGAAAGCCTTCCGAGGTTCTCGACGACAGTAAATGACTATGGATGACTATGTTTATACCGGTGGTGAAACTCCTAGATCAGATTGTCAGCAAGGCTTCTCGAATAGCGTTCTACGGAGTCAATTAGAGTTATTTAGTTTCTCTCAGACCACCACCAGCACTACGAAACATCGTCATATTCCTAACAACAACCAGGGACTAATCAGCTATCTCGTAGACGAAGGCACTCCCGTTGCCATTCTCATTTCACCATCCTCATAAACACAGTCATGGGCTGAGCAATGGTCGTACAAACGGACACGCAAAGTTGCCTTTCTAAGCGAGGTGCTATGAGTATCGCGGACAGACGGATTGAGCTCAATGGACAAAGTGACTGCTGGCTGTTTGTTGTAGAGGCTGCTCGCTAAACGGTCGTTGTCTCGATAAAGATTCTTTAAAAAACAGAAAACCTTAAACTCTAAAAATCGTCGAAGATTCCAGCAGAAAATTTGCTCAGCTCGCAGGGAAGGCACCGTTTACCGAGCAGCCCAAGTATTAGTATAATCGTGAGCGCGTGATCGTTTATAGGGTGGTGTGTGTGTCGGGCAGGGGGGAAGAAGAATTTACCCTGTGAGCCGGGGCGGCGCGGGAGCTCGCACCAGTAGTagatagctgttccatctggtgtgacTCGATGAGGAGGAAGTGGGTTGCCCGTGAAGCTTCCGGATAGCGCTCGTCTTCGTCTTCTCCTCGGCAGGGTCGCGCTCTGCCTGTGCGTGGTCAGGTTGCCGCGCGTGATACGAGCGTTCGCGTTTTTGTCTCTGATCGGCTCGTCGTTCGTGTTCTTGTTCCGACCAGTGAAGTACTCTTCGTGGTCGGAGCCCGCGGACCTAAGGCGACGTCGTCCATCTGGTCGTCGAGACCTGAACACTTCGTCGTCGCTGAGCCTACGATGCTCCTCGTCGTTCTCCAGGTTGTTGATCCTCTCGTGATTGATCTGCCCGGTGCTGTAAGGCCTCCGTTTCCGGTTATTGTCCTCCTGCCCCTCCTCGTAACCCAAAGGTAGTTCCTCCTTGCCGTGGACCATTATCGCGCCTGCATCCAGCTTCTGTCGGACGTTGTCGTCGGTGAGACAGGGCGCAGCTGGCACCAGTATCTCGCTACCGACCTCGATATGGTTGTGCTGATGGTTCTGGAGGCCTGCCACGAAACAACTCGTTCGACTATCTGCGCGGTCCCCGTCTTTCCACGATTCCCCGCCTTTCCTTCGATTCTTGGTCTCTTATTTCGCCGGTGTTTCAGCCCTCGCAACATTCTATCTCGTGCAGTGTTCTCTACTTAACGCGATAACAAGGTAGGAGCAGCTTGTGCAAGCTTCTGAGAGGCGCAAGAGACAAAGAACGATCGTCCCGAGCACGGAGGAGCACGCTCACCGTGTGTTTCGTGATAGGCCTCCTTGCGGTTCGACGAGTTCTCGTTTCCAGCACGCTCCCACGAGTTACGTTGCTTTTGCTTCGGACGTTGCTGTTTGCTAGGAAGCAGAGGGGATCTGCGTCGTCTGGCGTGAGGACTCCTGCGATTTCCTGGTGAGCCCCGACCGCCCCAGCTGCTATCCTGTAGATCGGCTACAAAGGAAAGAGCCGGCATGGCACGTGCCACTGATTAGAGACAAAAGGCATACGTTCTTTCTCTCGTTTCGAGTTCGTTTTGCGTTTTCGTTTCGCTTGCGACTGTTTCTACTCGCTCGGCCATTCCGTGAGAAGCGCAGTAGGATGAGCACGGAGGTTCGCGTGTGGTGGTGTTGGTGGTGGTACTCTAGCTGTCTCTTCTCGACGTGTCTCACGATGTACTTCGCTACTTCTCTTTGTTCGCATCTTTTCCGTATTCTTACTTTTGAAATTTTCTGGGAAACGCTTCGATCATTCGCGGTAAGTACTGATCGGTTCGCAGAGAATTGCAATCGATCTCTGCGATTCATTTCGCTACGTCGAACTAATTGGAAGTAACTGAAAATTTCGAGACAGGTCGCAGAGAGTGTCAGAGAGGCATGCATCTCCCGTGTCTCGATCGTAGCGACCTGGTCAACTAAACGGAACTCATCGAACCGAAGAAACTGGTGTAGAAAGAAAATTACTCTGAAAGAGGGGTGCCGCGAGTAAACGAAAATCATTCAGAACTGATCCTAGAAGGGATTGAACTATAGTCGATAAAGAAATGTGCAGAAGACACAGAGATATGTTACACAACAGCATGCACGGTCAATCTTGAGGAATGCAGGCAGAAAAAAGTAGGAAAGGGTAAAAGTGAAAAAGATTAAATGTTCTATTTGTTTCGCGATTTCCGTTCCGCTCTCGATTCATCGAAACAACAGCTTCTAGTTACCATCTCGGACGTCCCCAGCTTCGATCTCGCTCAGACCGTTTGCCATCGAGTCCAACCCCTCGTTCTCCGACCTGGCCTTCGTTGCCACGCTGTCTGGCTTCGTTTTCCAGCCGCCTCGCACGAAATTGTTTAAATTGGCAATGGGGTCCGATAGCCTTCGTTGATGACGATACATGAACAGTTCCTCGGCGTCGTCCCAGTCTGCGTCCCAGAGGGAATCAGTGGCGCAATAGCCTGGCTCGGAGGTAGGGGTCTCCGCTCCTGAGCCTTTAGGTTTGGTCACTGCCATCTCGGCGTGCCCCTTGCCTGAAAGATGGAACACTGAAGTTCGAGGGAAGCAAGGACAGAGGTATTTTTAGCGCGAATCATTTTCTTAGAGGGTACTTTGTAACTGTTTGGAAAGGATTTAATGACCATACCACGAGGTCCCTTCATTCGGACGAATTCTATTCTCTGCGAAGCTGCACCGGAGAACAGGCCGAAGGTCATGCGTTGTGCCATTTTGGTGCTGAGGCTGGACTAAAAATAGAAGCGACGGAGTTACCAAGTTGGGCAAGCTTCTGATTGTTTTAGCACTTTATCTGCCGCCCGTATACATGCTTGCAGTGTTACGTAAGATGCAGTAAAGCGTGAAAAGTGTAGATGAAAAGGTACAGAGGAGACGTACCCTCGCGTCGTACACTTTCTTCAACGCGTCGTATCTGATTGAACCGAGGAAAATGACACCCTGAATTGCACCCTCCCTGTCAGACGCAACCAGCTCCACGCATACCATCTCACCATCCCTGACTAGAATATCACAGAAAACTTCGTCGAAATTGTCCACCATGAAGCAGATGTGCGGGTAGGTTATCTCTTCGATGTCCCCTTTCGCATCCATGCGACGACGACTGGGACTCGCGTACACCTTCTGCGAGTGTCTTCGTAGAACCTGTGGAGAACGTTTCCTCGTTAAGACGAGATCGAGATCAGAATGGAACTTGTGGTTCTCTAACTTATGGAAATCTTCAAAGTTACAGACAAAAGGGGATCCTTTCTTGGAACCAAGTCTGAAACTCTAGTAATCTTAACCCTTTTTAAAACTTGGTAAATATGTTATCTCAAAATTGAGAGTTATATCAAATCCTAGTGATTAAGGCAAAAGACTAATCCTCAAGTTCTCTTTCTCTAGTTCCAAGTATGATTCTCTAGTAAAATAGGATATGACTGGCCAAGTCATTGGCGCGTCTCACTTGCAATTCCTTGGGGCTCGTCCTTGTGCAGATAGCCAAAGTGAGCGTGTAGTCGAATTGATGTACGACCAGATTCAGGTACACGGTTTCCTCCCAATCGATGTCGGGATCTCCGATCGGCAGTTTCTTGCTGTCCTTGCGGAACACGTCCACCTCAGTCTCAAACTTGGGCAGGTACCTCGACGAAGTCTTCACATGCTTCTTGCGAACGAAGAAGAGTAGGTCGTCGCCGTCGATCGTGTGCTCTGCTTGGAAAAGGAAGTGACGAACAAACAGGTCGGTCCAGTAGGTTGTACCTTGAAGAACCACGAACCCGGAGTCTGCAAAAACCCAGTGAAACGAACTGTCACATCGTATTTGGAAACACAGGCGCTAGAAATGAACGAGTGGATTCTTTCCTTGTATTTTTCATGGAAAAAATAAAAGGAAGGTTAGAGATATCAAGGTCGCTTATAAAAATAAGAGCCCTTAATTTACGCGGGGAAAGATCGATCTGGTATTTTTGATGTCCTGCTGTGGGGAGGCTGACATTATCCGTGAAAGGGCAGGACAGGATACTCGAGGGAGGAACAATCGACGACTGAATCTCGAAGCTAGCCGATAATCAATAACGATATTTAGTAAAGGCGGCGATCGACCTAATTGCAGGTCCTATTGACTTCCAGATTTCCTACCCGATGAACTGCATTATTTTGCTCgtaaagaatatttttatataatataaatatgaagAATGACTCTTTTCAAACTTTGTATTAGCATTAGATAACATTGAAACGTGTGTCTCTCCATTATCGTTCAGACATTGGTCGCGTGTTACAAACTTTGTTGGATTCGAGCGCGAAAAATACGATGGACAGGAAAATGTCATTAGAATCGAATCACGCTCGCAGCGTGCGCTTAACTATATAACGACGAAGGATTACgtcatgttgcatttatagaagCGCTAAGCATTCCTACGAACAAGtttctttttcatttgtttGTGAATAATATTAGTAACCTCCTGAATGTCACTACAGAATAACAGACTAATACATGCTCGATAGGTTAAAAGACATGGAAGATGAGTGTGGATGAAAAACAAAAGGCTTGGAAGGAGTACAAGGTGTCAGAGCGAGGAACAACACGCCGCTTGTTGTGGCACAATCGTTTCAATGCTTTCGACCTTATGTCAGCTTGATTAAAACCGTAAACGCATGCAAATGTATTCCCTCGAATCAACGCAGACACTCTACAGGCAAATCAGACGGAACACCCTAAGCGGTTATGACTTGATTTAATCTTACGTGGATAAACAGGAGTGATCTCGCGTCAGCTGATCAAGGGAGGGAATATTGGAGTCGAAAAATGTGATAGGTTCATCGAATATGTCGAAGAAGTAATTCTTGAAAGCAAAGCAGAGTAGCAAGTGCATAAAGACCACTCGGTCTCTCGTTCACCCCTCATCGCATCGATCGTCAAATCACCCTCGCAGCAGACCCCCGCGTCTACCAAACAAAAGCATCAGTCCCCCAGAAACACACCCCTCGTTCAAGTATGCACCCGCGTCGCAGCTCCCTTCAACCGCGAAATACGGACTCGACGACGCTTATCGTGAGTGGGAGGAATATAGCGAGGTTGTAGACGCAGTAGGAGATGAAGATAATGTACTCGAGGGTTAGGACTTGGGGAATTTCTGGCCAGTAGTGCACTAAAGTCCTGAGTGCAGTATGTGGGAAAGAAACGAAGCGAGATGCTCGAGGCACACTCAAAAAGCTAGCGTTAAACGATCCTCTCAAGAGCACGAGCCGCCAAATGCGCGCTTCCCTGCCCCTCGCACGCCCAAAACGCTTGTTTATCTTGTTCTGCGCAGGTCACACGCTGCTACCAAAAACTGTGCGGGATGCAATTCGAGGTAAAGAGTTAACAACTCTGAGTATTGCATCTATGACCCCACGATGCTTTCCACTGATCAAGATAGATAATTACTCAAGGCTTGCATACACTTCTACCTTTCCTCCTCTATCTCTCTAGCCACATTCCAACTGTTTACTCTACCCCCACTGTAAAATCCAGAAAAATGTAAGGAATACGAACCATCCTTCAGCATCTGCCGAAGCTCCTTCGTCCTCTGGAAGTTGATCTCCTCGAGAAGCTGCTCGAGCATGGTCGGCGGCCTGGCCAGGCCCGAGGACGAGCTGCTCGCCAGAGTAGCCATGCTCAGCTGGCCGATCTCGCGTCCCCCTCAAGGTGTGCTCCTGGCCGACGTCGCGTTCTCACCTCGGCCGCGGAACCACACACCACTCAGGTCGAGTCACGGCTCGCGTCCAACGACGAGAGACGCGAGGATGGAGCCGAGTCGAAGCCAGGTCATCGCGAGTCGTGCACCAAAGTAGCCGGCATCTCTTTTCGTTGCCTCACAGATTCCACAAGGATTTCGTTGTTCTCGGTGGTCCAGCGGCGATCTTATCAGAGCGTTCCCGAAGCTGCCATGACGCCGCGCGACGCTTCGATGCCTGTGGCGGTGGTTCGCGTGCTCAGAATTCACGCTTCTCCGACGGAGTCACCGGGGCCCCGATGACTCGTCGACTGCCTCCCGTTATGTCGCTCGATAATTCCGCGCATGCGAATGCTTGGCGCGCTTCGTTCGCGCTGTCGACGCGCAGTTTTCGAACTGCTCTTCTTACGAGATTTAGCGAAAGCTGTTTCGCGAGAGACAAGGGTACTGAATCGAGTGGTTTATGAGATGGAATTGATGTGCAGAGATTGGTAGTTACTTTAGAAAGCTTTGCTGTTTTTTTGCTTATGCTTTGAAAGCTATTTTTTAGATCATAATTGTAGAATTGAACTGCGTTGGTAGTGTTCTTAGTAAACTCAGGCTATTCATTTTTTTGATTGCATTCCACTTTTCTTATCATTTTCTTGGAAGAGTAATTATGCAATAGTGTGAAATAATTTGTGAGAGTTAATGTTGATTAAAGTTAATGTGTAGCGTGGTATGTTTGAAGTAGATTTTGATTTAGTTTAAAGCGAAGTTGAAAGTATGATGTTTTTGAAGGTAGAGATAATGGTATGAGAGAACGCAATGTGGGTGTTTATCACGGGCGCATTATCTGGAAGACGTCGCTGCTTCCAGGAAGATACGCTGACCTGAAACTGACCTCTTGGCTTCTGATAATGATCCCCCGTTATTGCTGACCGACTTGACATGACACTGCACAAGCTGTTATttagaatgaaataaaattcgtAGCCTTGGGCTTCGTACTTCGAGCGTTTTGAAATTTGGTGTACGTTTACTGCTTTTTTACAACTCGCAGGAAAATACGATCTTCAAAAATTCACTATACTATTTTTAAAAATCTGTGAAAGCAATTGTAATCaaagaaatatataaattcTTTTAAATTTGAAGGCGATCATAAATTATGAGCGAAGAAAGTAGAAACTTATCAATTGTGCATGTAAAACGCGACTGATATTGCCAGGAAGGAAGCCAGACGCGGGAGAGTTTCCGTGGCAGACATTTTTTAAATCGTGGCGGCAGCCTTTCCTGATCCGCGATACCAACGTCCAGTTCGTCATCTCGTTTAGTCGTGTCCGATCGTTCTCTCGTCTTACTTAACATCCCGTCTCGTCTAGTATACTCGCTACGATTTCGAGTTCATAGGGCACTGTGCGCGAAAGGAATCGCTAGGCCTTACCTACAGTGGCATGAAAGGTGtgcattttaaaaatttgaaaaagaatCAGTCTTGTATTTTGTCAGGCGCGAAATCAATTTCCTCTTAGCAGTCGCTAGCAACCTTTACAAGAAACTCATTGGTATTATCGTAAAACGGTCTTCTTCTCTAAAGAATCGCCAAATCCATCAGcaacagttttcaatttttctcctTTCAATAGAGTAAAGAATCTGAGAGGCAACTTGTTGCGAAACGTGTCAGATCAACAGCGAAAGATACGAAACGTACGCGGCGATTTTTCCAGCGACGTCGTTAAGTAATCGATTTCTAAGTGAAATGTAAACCGCTTCGAATTTGGCCGTAAGCGAAACACCCCGAAGCGGTGGAATCGCGATCGCGCGTGAAAGGGCGAGCCTCATAAAAGAAGCTGCATCCCGCTTCGCTTCGCCACTGTGCCTTCCGATACCTCGCGTGTTCTAATTGCCAGCGTTCCATCGAACAGGTCGGTTTTGTTAAGTGTGGTGTAAGTAAGAGAAGTGTGGTTGAATCGCGAAAAATCTCGAACGAACAATTTCTGTCGTGTCTGAAACGAGGACAGTAATCGAGACATTCGACGCGGTTGTTGATCGATGGAGGAATTTCTGTTCCATAAACGAGGGGATGATTAACTACCAGAACGAAGCTCTGGAAAGCTTAATTGACTATTCAACCTTCTTTTTCCTCCCCATTTTGCTACGTCCTAACGCAAGAATATCGCCCCGTTTATCGTTGCCATTTCCGTGTGGAGATGAGTCCGCTAACAAAAGCGAACGATTGCGTAATCGTTTCTCTAACGATGAACTCCATGTcctcgtaaacaacgaatagcGTGTTCCGTTATTCTCGAATCGATTTAGTGAATTGCCTGACGCTACCGAGAATTTCGATTCGATGATCGAGATATGAAATACGTACATATATGTTCGACGAGAGGAACAACAGTTCGCGTAATGTCGCCGCGGTTATTACTTTTAATTGCGAGCAGTTGGTGTGACTCACGCGGAATCAGTCAGGGGCGTGAAACTATGAGGTCACGATGTAGTAAACGAGTTCAGCCGCGCTAGACGCGAATCGTTTTTTTAGTTGGAGCAATAATTTTGTGACCGACTTTCGTCACGAGATTTAAATTTTACGGAGGTGGATGTTGTGGAGCTGAAAGTTCTTTACAGAATAAGAGTGTGGACGCAGAAGCGTGTGTTGCAACAGGCGATGCCTTTCGGAGTTTTACAAAGTGTAGTTCTTTAGTATTCTACTGAGAAGTGCTAGATAGTGGTAATTTTTAgcgaatataaaagtttttactCATAAAAGTGATGCTTGTGAAAGGTCTAGGTAACTACAAATTAACTCAGCTTGCTAATTAGCGTTATCATAAAATATTTTCCATCTACCATCGTAGATGCGGTTTTGGAACGCATACTTTTATATTGGGAATTCATCTTAGTGCACGTAATTTTCGTCTATTGACATTACTCTCTTAATACTGTGTCCCTGTTCCATCGTCCTCCTCCGAGACCAGCGTTCTAGAAACCTACACCTACATCGTCGAGAGCGGCGATCTCGAAAGTCGGTCCGAACACCCGACCCACTTGCTGAACACGTTCACGCGTGATCCGATGCATCTCTAGCTTTGCGCAACTATTAGCCTCTCGGACATGCTTATTGTATTTGCCAATCTTTTTTAGATCCACGTGCCATCGACAAGATTAATCTCTTCTGTTGTGCTAGCATCTGGACCTACTTCCTGCGTGGACTGTGTTTTCTAACGACGCTACTTTTGTAACCTATTAGAGATCGTATCTTCTCTGATCATTATCGTAGACTTTAGAAAAGAGATGATTGAAGGACCTGAAAGGTAAAATGGTCATCATTTATAATCCTTCGGCACTCCTGGGAGCTTCGCAGTGAACTATTGATTTGATTGAATCTCTCTGATAACATCAAGTCAAGCAGAAGCAGTAACGTTAACTTCTTCGAGGATCAGTCGATGTCTAGATCGCAAGAGGATGTCGAGAATTTCTCGATGCATTTAAAGACCCTCGGTACACAGGAATTAATAACTTACCTATCACCGAAAGATACGGAAGTTTAATCAATTTACAGACTTTGCAATCTCCTCGAGATGTTGGTATCGAAGTATTCTGGTGCACGTGAACTAAGATGAACTTCCATGCACCGGATATATTCTTTTTCAGACCCATCTCCATCGAGCGGAGTCTCGTCAACGAGTTTTTCCCTTTGAAAGACGACCATCGTCGCATATCTATCTGCATGCTTCCTTCAAGTGCCAAGGCAAATCAAGGCTCATTGGTCAGTGGCAGTTCTTAGAGCCTCGCGGTCCGATTAATCGCAACGCGCTGGTGTTTCTCGACGTTCATCACGGCCAGTTACATTGAAACGCGCCTCGTAATGTCGCTTCTTATAGCATGTGCCGAGGAAACGTGAGAGACGGGACACGTGTCGTAAGAAAGTCCAGAGAAACCAGAGAAACTTCTATTGGCTGCAAAGGGAACTGGTTCGGCGGAAATGTCGGTTTCAGGAAGCGTCAGGAGTTCCACTTTCGATTTTATAGTTAATCAGGACTGCCCTCGTAATTGTGGAGACGTAACAGCCCTGAGAGGAATAATGTCGTTCACTAGTTTCAGTCTATAGATCCAGAGTTAACTGGCCTTACTTGCTGATTATAGGCGAATTTTCTTTCTTGAAAAGTAGTCGATATGTAAATCATAGGGACTTCTTAGATCTTTTGTACTCCTATTTTGCACCTCAATCCAGAGCAACGTCGAAACTTTTCCCTCGAACTCTCTTGCTAACTTTTCCAACGGAGCGCATACTAGGAGCCGATCAAATTTAATTTCGAAGTTTAATTATTTTCCTCGGGGCATGGATTGATTTTTAAAGGAACTGAAGCGTGCAACTGTCTTTCTTTGGACGACTAATGAAATAATGTTGGTTTAATTTGTGAATGATTGAAATCAAGCGCATCCATCATTCCAGGCGGCACGATGTTATTCCTGATTGTGACAGCGTGTCTGTTAATCGCGGTCCAGGCAGACTGCCCTATGAGGCCGACGTTGGAACAAACTTCTGCTAGGAGGACCACAGGCGACGGTGGTTACAGGATTCTCGTTAGTGGAGGATCAGACAAGTACATTCCCAACGCAGTTTACACAATCAGCTTGCAAGGTAATGTCGTTTGTCTGGCATTTACGAGACGACCCTTCCGAGGGTTGCGTTACTCAGACGCTGAATGCTCTTGACCTCAAAGACGCTCAGCTAACTAGTCATATCAGTTACAAGATGTTCATGAGATAcgtgctcaatcctctcgcGTTAAAAGTGCAGTAATGCGCAGTAAGCTAATAATGAAAACAATGTTTCTCGCAAAAAAGGGACAAAGGGAAGTCATTTGCATTTTTTCAGGTTCGAGAACGCACGAGAGATTGCAACAGTTCACCCGTTTCACGCTGTCGGCGCACTCCCAGCATGCACCCAGTAATCCCTCCGCCAGAGTCGGTTACTTCCAGCTATTCTCTGATTCACTGACTGCCTTCAACGAGGACTGCGTGAACACTATCAACGAGGCTTCTGATTTTCCCAAAACGGAGGTGAACAGCTCTTGAAATaatctatcaattcgatctactCGATCGAGAAGCGAGGATGCTCGTTCTTCGCTCCTTTGATCGCCACGAAGCTAAAGACGCTACATGACACGTGGACTCGTAACCACGAAAATTCGTCGTGGTAGATTACAGATAAATTTTCTGATATTGGCCTCTTGCCAAGACCGTCGATGGTGTTTGATTCCACGACGTTATCGTGGCCAGAGCCCGAGAATTTCCGCAACGAGACCGTAAAACTACTCCTTACCTTGGCGTAGATCCAAGCGATGTGGAGAGCACCACCGGCCGGCTCTGGATGCGTTATCTTTACGGCTATGGTCTTGGAGAATAACGTGCGATGGTACGCAGAGGATGGGGCTTTAACCAAGACCTTCTGCGAGATAGGGCCTGCCGAGGTCGAGATCCTTGATGTCGACAAATGCTGTGCCTGTGATGAAGCCAAGTACTCGGTAAGGCATTGTTTGCAATAGGAGAATAGTACAGCGTGTTAAGAAGGTTCTTTATGTACGCGAGATAGCTTTAGTTGGCGTTAGTAACTTGAGTGTAAAATGTGTGAAATGAAATtgtcataataatagttatactatctATTCCGAAATCTTTTTTCAATCTTTTG contains:
- the LOC143180076 gene encoding uncharacterized protein LOC143180076 isoform X1, which gives rise to MATLASSSSSGLARPPTMLEQLLEEINFQRTKELRQMLKDDSGFVVLQGTTYWTDLFVRHFLFQAEHTIDGDDLLFFVRKKHVKTSSRYLPKFETEVDVFRKDSKKLPIGDPDIDWEETVYLNLVVHQFDYTLTLAICTRTSPKELQVLRRHSQKVYASPSRRRMDAKGDIEEITYPHICFMVDNFDEVFCDILVRDGEMVCVELVASDREGAIQGVIFLGSIRYDALKKVYDARSSLSTKMAQRMTFGLFSGAASQRIEFVRMKGPRGKGHAEMAVTKPKGSGAETPTSEPGYCATDSLWDADWDDAEELFMYRHQRRLSDPIANLNNFVRGGWKTKPDSVATKARSENEGLDSMANGLSEIEAGDVRDADLQDSSWGGRGSPGNRRSPHARRRRSPLLPSKQQRPKQKQRNSWERAGNENSSNRKEAYHETHGLQNHQHNHIEVGSEILVPAAPCLTDDNVRQKLDAGAIMVHGKEELPLGYEEGQEDNNRKRRPYSTGQINHERINNLENDEEHRRLSDDEVFRSRRPDGRRRLRSAGSDHEEYFTGRNKNTNDEPIRDKNANARITRGNLTTHRQSATLPRRRRRRALSGSFTGNPLPPHRVTPDGTAIYYWCELPRRPGSQELDDGAYNPLWTMRGFTQTFHFWKETKRAQSVPLNAYLTYITLPWWSIAKDILDHREGPILTF
- the LOC143180076 gene encoding uncharacterized protein LOC143180076 isoform X2, producing the protein MATLASSSSSGLARPPTMLEQLLEEINFQRTKELRQMLKDDSGFVVLQGTTYWTDLFVRHFLFQAEHTIDGDDLLFFVRKKHVKTSSRYLPKFETEVDVFRKDSKKLPIGDPDIDWEETVYLNLVVHQFDYTLTLAICTRTSPKELQVLRRHSQKVYASPSRRRMDAKGDIEEITYPHICFMVDNFDEVFCDILVRDGEMVCVELVASDREGAIQGVIFLGSIRYDALKKVYDARSSLSTKMAQRMTFGLFSGAASQRIEFVRMKGPRGKGHAEMAVTKPKGSGAETPTSEPGYCATDSLWDADWDDAEELFMYRHQRRLSDPIANLNNFVRGGWKTKPDSVATKARSENEGLDSMANGLSEIEAGDVRDGLQNHQHNHIEVGSEILVPAAPCLTDDNVRQKLDAGAIMVHGKEELPLGYEEGQEDNNRKRRPYSTGQINHERINNLENDEEHRRLSDDEVFRSRRPDGRRRLRSAGSDHEEYFTGRNKNTNDEPIRDKNANARITRGNLTTHRQSATLPRRRRRRALSGSFTGNPLPPHRVTPDGTAIYYWCELPRRPGSQELDDGAYNPLWTMRGFTQTFHFWKETKRAQSVPLNAYLTYITLPWWSIAKDILDHREGPILTF
- the LOC143180076 gene encoding uncharacterized protein KIAA0930 homolog isoform X3 is translated as MATLASSSSSGLARPPTMLEQLLEEINFQRTKELRQMLKDDSGFVVLQGTTYWTDLFVRHFLFQAEHTIDGDDLLFFVRKKHVKTSSRYLPKFETEVDVFRKDSKKLPIGDPDIDWEETVYLNLVVHQFDYTLTLAICTRTSPKELQVLRRHSQKVYASPSRRRMDAKGDIEEITYPHICFMVDNFDEVFCDILVRDGEMVCVELVASDREGAIQGVIFLGSIRYDALKKVYDARSSLSTKMAQRMTFGLFSGAASQRIEFVRMKGPRGKGHAEMAVTKPKGSGAETPTSEPGYCATDSLWDADWDDAEELFMYRHQRRLSDPIANLNNFVRGGWKTKPDSVATKARSENEGLDSMANGLSEIEAGDVRDELDDGAYNPLWTMRGFTQTFHFWKETKRAQSVPLNAYLTYITLPWWSIAKDILDHREGPILTF
- the LOC143180076 gene encoding uncharacterized protein LOC143180076 isoform X4, coding for MAVTKPKGSGAETPTSEPGYCATDSLWDADWDDAEELFMYRHQRRLSDPIANLNNFVRGGWKTKPDSVATKARSENEGLDSMANGLSEIEAGDVRDADLQDSSWGGRGSPGNRRSPHARRRRSPLLPSKQQRPKQKQRNSWERAGNENSSNRKEAYHETHGLQNHQHNHIEVGSEILVPAAPCLTDDNVRQKLDAGAIMVHGKEELPLGYEEGQEDNNRKRRPYSTGQINHERINNLENDEEHRRLSDDEVFRSRRPDGRRRLRSAGSDHEEYFTGRNKNTNDEPIRDKNANARITRGNLTTHRQSATLPRRRRRRALSGSFTGNPLPPHRVTPDGTAIYYWCELPRRPGSQELDDGAYNPLWTMRGFTQTFHFWKETKRAQSVPLNAYLTYITLPWWSIAKDILDHREGPILTF
- the LOC143180076 gene encoding uncharacterized protein KIAA0930 homolog isoform X6, giving the protein MATLASSSSSGLARPPTMLEQLLEEINFQRTKELRQMLKDDSGFVVLQGTTYWTDLFVRHFLFQAEHTIDGDDLLFFVRKKHVKTSSRYLPKFETEVDVFRKDSKKLPIGDPDIDWEETVYLNLVVHQFDYTLTLAICTRTSPKELQVLRRHSQKVYASPSRRRMDAKGDIEEITYPHICFMVDNFDEVFCDILVRDGEMVCVELVASDREGAIQGVIFLGSIRYDALKKVYDARSSLSTKMAQRMTFGLFSGAASQRIEFVRMKGPRGKGHAEMAVTKPKGSGAETPTSEPGYCATDSLWDADWDDAEELFMYRHQRRLSDPIANLNNFVRGGWKTKPDSVATKARSENEGLDSMANGLSEIEAGDVRDGSKT
- the LOC143180076 gene encoding uncharacterized protein KIAA0930 homolog isoform X5; amino-acid sequence: MATLASSSSSGLARPPTMLEQLLEEINFQRTKELRQMLKDDSGFVVLQGTTYWTDLFVRHFLFQAEHTIDGDDLLFFVRKKHVKTSSRYLPKFETEVDVFRKDSKKLPIGDPDIDWEETVYLNLVVHQFDYTLTLAICTRTSPKELQVLRRHSQKVYASPSRRRMDAKGDIEEITYPHICFMVDNFDEVFCDILVRDGEMVCVELVASDREGAIQGVIFLGSIRYDALKKVYDARSSLSTKMAQRMTFGLFSGAASQRIEFVRMKGPRGKGHAEMAVTKPKGSGAETPTSEPGYCATDSLWDADWDDAEELFMYRHQRRLSDPIANLNNFVRGGWKTKPDSVATKARSENEGLDSMANGLSEIEAGDVRDEAGCRRDNGPRQGGTTFGLRGGAGGQ